A region of Halosolutus amylolyticus DNA encodes the following proteins:
- a CDS encoding glucose 1-dehydrogenase: MKAIAVEPGAGEPAIVERPRPEPAAGEALVRTLRVGVDGTDHEVIAGHHGEVPAGDDRLVLGHEAVGVVEDANGTDLEEGQYVVPTVRRRPEGTNEYFDRGEPDMAPEGKYVERGIVGAHGFMAEYFTSPAEYLVPIPEDLAPLGFLVEPISISEKAIEHAVASRSAFDWEPESAIVLGNGSLGLVTLAMFEEVLDIDRTYCLGRRDRPDPSIDVIEDLGATYVDSRETPVPEIPDEYEAVDLVYEATGYAKHAVETVDALAPNGVGVLLGVPEPWEFDIDGGKFHRELVLHNKALLGTVNSHRGHFESAVDTLAQLPERFTDDLVTGVYGLDEFHRAFTEDDDVIKTAVEFAAI, encoded by the coding sequence ATGAAAGCGATCGCAGTCGAGCCCGGGGCCGGCGAACCCGCCATCGTCGAGCGGCCCCGACCCGAACCCGCGGCCGGCGAGGCCCTCGTCCGGACCCTTCGCGTCGGCGTCGACGGGACGGACCACGAGGTCATCGCGGGCCACCACGGCGAAGTTCCCGCGGGTGACGATCGGCTGGTCCTCGGCCACGAGGCCGTCGGCGTCGTCGAAGACGCGAACGGCACCGACCTCGAGGAAGGCCAGTACGTCGTCCCCACGGTCCGTCGCCGACCAGAGGGCACGAACGAGTACTTCGACCGCGGCGAACCCGACATGGCCCCCGAGGGGAAGTACGTCGAGCGCGGCATCGTCGGCGCGCACGGTTTCATGGCGGAGTACTTCACCAGCCCCGCCGAGTACCTCGTCCCGATCCCCGAGGACCTCGCCCCGCTCGGGTTCCTCGTCGAACCGATCAGCATCAGCGAGAAGGCGATCGAACACGCCGTCGCCTCCCGTTCGGCCTTCGACTGGGAACCCGAATCCGCCATCGTGCTCGGGAACGGCTCGCTCGGTCTCGTCACGCTCGCCATGTTCGAGGAGGTGCTCGACATCGACCGGACCTACTGCCTGGGCCGGCGCGATCGGCCCGACCCGTCGATCGACGTCATCGAGGACCTCGGCGCGACGTACGTCGACTCGCGGGAGACGCCGGTGCCCGAGATTCCCGACGAGTACGAGGCCGTCGACCTCGTCTACGAGGCGACCGGCTACGCGAAACACGCCGTGGAGACTGTCGACGCGCTCGCACCGAACGGCGTCGGCGTCCTGCTGGGCGTCCCCGAACCCTGGGAGTTCGATATCGACGGCGGGAAGTTCCACCGGGAACTGGTACTGCACAACAAGGCCCTCCTGGGGACGGTGAACTCCCACCGCGGCCACTTCGAGTCCGCCGTCGACACCCTCGCACAGTTGCCCGAGCGGTTCACGGACGACCTCGTCACCGGCGTCTACGGCCTCGACGAGTTCCACCGCGCCTTCACGGAGGACGACGACGTCATCAAGACCGCCGTCGAGTTCGCCGCGATCTAA
- a CDS encoding protein translocase SEC61 complex subunit gamma, which produces MDVPYDLTSYVRVLKMATTPTTEEFLQVSKIAGAGIVLVGLIGFLIGAVMLYLPGGGV; this is translated from the coding sequence ATGGACGTTCCGTACGACCTCACCTCGTACGTTCGGGTGTTGAAAATGGCGACGACACCCACGACCGAGGAGTTCCTTCAGGTATCGAAAATCGCCGGTGCAGGGATCGTCCTCGTCGGCCTCATCGGCTTCCTCATCGGTGCCGTCATGCTGTATCTCCCCGGTGGTGGCGTGTAA
- a CDS encoding S1C family serine protease, whose product MTPDRLTRRGVLTAAGAAFTATVVGGSATADADRGGRLGAAARAFQEDDTDDYASVYRETIDDVVLVNVFGEGPEGPGGLGSGFVTDDGYVVTNDHVVAGASEVELQFRDEQWRTASVVGTDVHSDLAVLAVDDLPDGPDGLSFTDADPVIGQEVLALGNPLGFDASISQGIVSGIDRSLPSPTGFAIPAAIQTDAPVNPGNSGGPLVTLDGDVLGVVFAGAGQTIGFAISAALADRVVPALVDDGEYEHAYMGVGVLPVGPLIAEANDLDEPQGVLVIETDPDGPADGVLEPADETAEVDGTPVPVGGDVIVAIGGEEIPNQDRLSSVLALETSPGDAIDVDVVRDGERQSVELTLAPRPDEESP is encoded by the coding sequence GTGACGCCAGACAGACTCACTCGACGGGGCGTGCTGACCGCGGCGGGCGCGGCGTTCACGGCGACGGTCGTCGGTGGCTCCGCAACCGCCGATGCCGATCGCGGCGGACGTCTCGGGGCCGCTGCAAGAGCGTTTCAGGAGGACGATACCGACGACTACGCGAGCGTCTATCGAGAGACGATCGACGACGTCGTGCTCGTCAACGTGTTCGGCGAGGGGCCGGAGGGGCCCGGCGGACTCGGGTCCGGGTTCGTCACCGACGACGGGTACGTCGTGACCAACGACCACGTCGTCGCCGGTGCGAGCGAGGTCGAACTCCAGTTCCGCGACGAGCAGTGGCGAACGGCGTCGGTAGTCGGGACGGACGTCCACAGCGACCTCGCCGTCCTGGCGGTCGACGACCTCCCGGACGGACCCGACGGGCTCTCGTTTACCGACGCAGACCCGGTGATCGGGCAGGAGGTGCTCGCGCTCGGCAACCCGCTCGGATTCGACGCGTCGATCTCGCAGGGGATCGTCAGCGGGATCGATCGATCGCTCCCGAGTCCGACCGGGTTCGCGATCCCGGCGGCCATCCAGACCGACGCGCCGGTCAACCCCGGCAACAGCGGCGGCCCGCTCGTGACCCTCGACGGGGACGTCCTCGGGGTCGTCTTCGCGGGCGCGGGCCAGACGATCGGCTTCGCGATCTCGGCCGCGCTTGCCGATCGGGTCGTCCCGGCGCTCGTCGACGACGGCGAGTACGAACACGCCTACATGGGCGTCGGGGTGCTCCCGGTCGGGCCGCTGATCGCCGAGGCGAACGACCTCGACGAGCCGCAGGGAGTCCTCGTCATCGAAACGGATCCTGACGGGCCGGCGGACGGCGTCCTCGAACCCGCCGACGAGACGGCGGAGGTCGATGGTACCCCGGTTCCCGTCGGCGGCGACGTGATCGTCGCGATCGGCGGCGAGGAGATTCCGAACCAGGATCGGCTGTCCTCGGTGCTCGCGCTGGAGACGTCGCCGGGCGACGCGATCGACGTCGACGTCGTCAGGGACGGGGAGCGCCAATCGGTCGAGTTGACGCTCGCCCCGCGGCCGGACGAAGAGTCCCCCTGA
- a CDS encoding mandelate racemase/muconate lactonizing enzyme family protein — translation MGVDYTRLHDPNAEYTMRDLSAETMQVTRERGGDRDVEITDVQTTMVDGNFPWTLVRIYTDAGIVGTGEAYWGAGAPELIERMTPFLQGENPLDIDRLTEHLVQKMSGEGSIGGVTVTAISGIEVALHDLAGKILEVPAYQLLGGKYRDEVRVYCDCHTEEEADPIACADEAERVVEDLGYDALKFDLDVPSGHEKDRANRHLRDPEIEHKASIVEAVTERVGSRADVAFDCHWTFSGGSAKRLAERLEAYDVWWLEDPVPPENHDVQREVTQSTTTPITVGENVYRKHGQRRLLEEQAVDIIAPDMPKVGGMRETRKIADLADMYYVPVAMHNVASPVATMGSVHVGAAIPNSLAVEYHSYELGWWEDLVEEDVIENGYIEVPEKPGLGVTLDMDAVAEHMVDGEDLFDEA, via the coding sequence ATGGGAGTCGATTACACACGGTTACACGATCCGAACGCCGAGTACACGATGCGGGACCTCTCGGCGGAGACGATGCAGGTGACCCGGGAACGCGGCGGCGATCGGGACGTCGAGATCACGGACGTCCAGACGACGATGGTCGACGGTAACTTCCCCTGGACCCTCGTACGCATTTATACGGACGCCGGCATCGTCGGCACCGGCGAGGCCTACTGGGGCGCGGGCGCGCCCGAACTGATCGAGCGTATGACGCCCTTCCTGCAGGGCGAGAACCCCCTCGACATCGACCGGCTAACCGAGCACCTCGTCCAGAAGATGTCCGGTGAGGGCTCGATCGGCGGCGTCACCGTCACTGCGATCTCCGGCATCGAGGTCGCCCTCCACGACCTCGCCGGCAAGATCCTCGAGGTTCCCGCCTACCAGTTGCTCGGGGGCAAGTACCGCGACGAGGTCCGCGTCTACTGTGACTGCCACACCGAGGAAGAGGCGGATCCGATCGCCTGCGCCGACGAGGCCGAACGCGTCGTCGAGGACCTCGGCTACGACGCCCTGAAGTTCGACCTCGACGTCCCCTCGGGTCACGAGAAGGATCGCGCCAACCGCCACCTGCGCGACCCCGAGATCGAACACAAGGCCTCGATCGTCGAGGCGGTTACCGAGCGCGTCGGCTCGCGGGCCGACGTTGCCTTCGACTGCCACTGGACGTTCTCGGGCGGTAGCGCGAAGCGACTCGCCGAGCGCCTCGAAGCGTACGACGTCTGGTGGCTCGAGGACCCCGTTCCGCCGGAGAACCACGACGTCCAGCGCGAGGTAACCCAGTCGACGACGACCCCGATCACCGTCGGCGAGAACGTCTACCGCAAGCACGGTCAGCGCCGCCTGCTCGAGGAACAGGCCGTCGACATCATCGCGCCGGACATGCCGAAGGTCGGCGGGATGCGCGAGACGCGGAAGATCGCCGACCTCGCGGACATGTACTACGTTCCGGTCGCGATGCACAACGTCGCCTCGCCCGTCGCGACGATGGGCAGCGTCCACGTCGGCGCGGCGATTCCCAACTCGCTCGCGGTGGAGTACCACTCCTACGAACTCGGCTGGTGGGAGGACCTCGTCGAGGAGGATGTCATCGAAAACGGATACATCGAGGTGCCCGAAAAGCCCGGCCTCGGCGTCACGCTCGACATGGACGCCGTCGCGGAGCACATGGTCGACGGGGAAGACCTCTTCGACGAGGCGTAG